One Thioalkalivibrio sp. ALJ12 genomic window carries:
- a CDS encoding site-2 protease family protein has translation MFKTVLVLGHVSGIRIQIHISWIFILILLLASMSTGFYHQYPEWSLAMAVGTAAVTALLFFSSILAHELGHSMVALRRGVPVESITLFIFGGLAQMGRDPERAEDEFWIAIAGPAVSAALALLFWWLALLTADWFEPVPVALGWLALINMIVAIFNLIPGFPLDGGRVFRAVIWKLTGDPRRAIEAAVRGGRMVAYLLFGFAFWNVVVLGNLIGGLWVMLIAWFLLNMAEMQGRMYDMRERLVDVRARDLANPDPPFVGQDVSVEEWIDRFVLPGGRRSFLVGDAERVQGLVTLSDSRKVPRERWPTTRIAAIMTPVDALSRVAPDTKAEEILQVMSEHNLNQIPVMDESGRAIGWIDRQQLLRTIEIHMELQR, from the coding sequence ATGTTCAAGACCGTCCTAGTCCTGGGCCATGTCAGTGGCATCCGTATTCAGATCCACATCAGCTGGATCTTCATCCTGATCCTGCTGCTGGCGAGCATGAGCACCGGCTTCTATCACCAGTATCCGGAGTGGAGCCTGGCGATGGCGGTTGGCACCGCGGCGGTGACGGCCCTGCTGTTCTTTTCTTCCATCCTCGCCCATGAACTGGGCCACAGCATGGTAGCGCTGCGGCGTGGTGTGCCGGTGGAGTCCATCACCCTGTTCATCTTCGGGGGACTGGCCCAGATGGGGCGAGACCCCGAGCGGGCAGAGGACGAGTTCTGGATAGCGATTGCCGGGCCGGCGGTGAGTGCGGCCCTGGCATTGCTCTTCTGGTGGCTCGCGTTGCTCACCGCGGATTGGTTCGAGCCGGTACCGGTGGCGCTGGGCTGGCTCGCGCTGATCAACATGATCGTGGCCATCTTCAATCTGATCCCGGGTTTTCCGCTGGATGGCGGGCGGGTGTTCCGGGCAGTGATCTGGAAGTTGACGGGCGACCCGCGCAGGGCCATCGAGGCCGCAGTACGGGGTGGGCGGATGGTGGCCTACCTCCTGTTCGGCTTCGCCTTCTGGAACGTCGTGGTGCTGGGCAACCTGATCGGGGGCCTGTGGGTGATGCTGATCGCCTGGTTCCTGCTGAACATGGCCGAGATGCAGGGGCGGATGTATGACATGCGCGAGCGGCTGGTGGATGTCCGTGCGCGGGATCTGGCAAACCCGGATCCGCCATTTGTCGGCCAGGATGTATCGGTCGAGGAGTGGATTGACCGTTTTGTTCTGCCGGGTGGGCGCCGCTCCTTTCTGGTGGGCGATGCGGAGCGGGTTCAGGGACTGGTGACCCTCAGCGACAGCCGCAAGGTGCCGCGGGAGCGGTGGCCGACCACCCGGATCGCCGCGATCATGACCCCCGTGGATGCGCTGAGCCGTGTCGCGCCCGACACGAAGGCGGAGGAGATCCTGCAGGTCATGAGCGAACACAACCTCAATCAGATCCCGGTGATGGATGAATCCGGTCGAGCCATCGGCTGGATCGATCGCCAGCAGCTCCTGCGCACGATCGAGATCCACATGGAGCTCCAGCGTTAG
- a CDS encoding AAA family ATPase translates to MATALQNQTARKILRGLKSHYPVFYLQGWDEDRMERLLRAVARSYYGEDGHLEVWSAGTGFDSDAPDALTTDPLEAVARVAKGRTEGPRMVLLKDLPTGFEGNPALVRGVRDLYYRLKNSRDVVFLSCPLLKLPEILKKEVFLIEVDLPSEEEVLEQLEAASGASGVPREQLFRVAAGMRGLSLNEVGHLSARLFGGKPMGEAEMLAEIQEEKGQILRKESCLQFYPPQRSLDDIGGLENLKEWVRTRADLFTEKAWRDNVPLPAGVLFMGVSGCGKSMAAKAIATAWGLPLVRLDMSLVLSGSFGTPEYAFARATRIAEEIAPMVLWVDELENAFGFDSQAPGSAGNVNIFSSFLTWLQEKSPRVFVAATANRIHQLPAELMRKGRFDQLFFLDLPQAEERKEILRIHVERYGGNIEEFNLNYMAASTEDWSGAEIEQAVKSARIDAYQEGRVFNQRDVIRNVINTVPLSRTMVEQIREIKSWVFQRAINASRTEAAGSVASSAPKAPRQEH, encoded by the coding sequence ATGGCAACGGCGCTTCAGAATCAGACGGCGCGCAAGATCCTGCGCGGGCTCAAGTCGCACTATCCGGTGTTCTACCTGCAAGGGTGGGACGAGGACCGCATGGAGCGGCTGCTGCGGGCGGTCGCGCGTTCGTACTACGGCGAGGACGGGCACCTGGAGGTGTGGTCCGCGGGTACAGGGTTCGACAGCGATGCCCCCGACGCCCTGACGACCGATCCGCTGGAGGCGGTGGCACGTGTGGCGAAGGGGCGCACCGAAGGCCCGCGCATGGTGCTGCTGAAGGATCTGCCCACCGGGTTCGAGGGCAACCCGGCGCTGGTCCGCGGGGTGCGCGACCTGTACTACCGGTTGAAGAACAGCCGCGACGTGGTGTTTCTCAGCTGTCCGCTGCTGAAGCTGCCGGAGATCCTGAAGAAGGAGGTCTTCCTGATCGAGGTTGACCTGCCGTCGGAGGAGGAGGTGCTGGAGCAGCTGGAGGCCGCGAGCGGCGCGTCCGGGGTCCCGCGCGAGCAGTTGTTTCGCGTGGCGGCCGGGATGCGCGGGCTGTCGCTGAACGAGGTCGGGCACTTGAGTGCGCGGCTGTTTGGCGGCAAGCCGATGGGCGAGGCCGAGATGCTGGCCGAAATCCAGGAGGAAAAGGGCCAGATCCTGCGCAAGGAGAGCTGCCTGCAGTTCTACCCGCCGCAGCGCTCGCTGGACGACATCGGCGGGCTGGAGAACCTGAAGGAGTGGGTGCGCACGCGCGCGGACCTCTTTACCGAGAAGGCCTGGCGCGACAACGTGCCACTCCCGGCCGGCGTGCTGTTCATGGGGGTCAGCGGCTGCGGCAAGAGCATGGCGGCGAAGGCGATCGCGACCGCCTGGGGCCTGCCGCTGGTGCGCCTGGACATGAGCCTGGTGCTGTCCGGCAGCTTTGGCACGCCGGAGTATGCCTTTGCCCGGGCGACGCGGATTGCAGAGGAGATCGCGCCGATGGTGCTGTGGGTGGACGAGCTGGAGAACGCCTTTGGCTTCGACAGCCAGGCACCGGGCAGCGCCGGTAACGTGAACATTTTTTCGAGCTTTCTAACCTGGCTGCAGGAGAAGTCGCCCCGGGTGTTCGTGGCGGCGACCGCGAACCGCATCCATCAGCTCCCGGCCGAGCTGATGCGCAAGGGTCGGTTCGACCAGCTGTTTTTCCTGGACCTGCCACAGGCAGAGGAGCGCAAGGAAATCCTGCGGATTCATGTCGAGCGCTACGGTGGCAACATCGAGGAGTTCAACCTGAACTACATGGCCGCCAGCACCGAGGACTGGAGCGGGGCGGAGATCGAACAGGCGGTGAAGTCGGCGCGTATCGACGCCTACCAGGAGGGGCGGGTGTTCAACCAGCGCGACGTGATCCGCAACGTGATCAACACCGTGCCGCTGTCGCGGACGATGGTGGAGCAGATCCGCGAGATCAAGAGCTGGGTGTTCCAGCGTGCGATCAATGCCTCCAGGACGGAGGCGGCGGGGAGCGTGGCCTCCAGTGCGCCGAAGGCGCCACGGCAGGAGCATTGA
- a CDS encoding TIGR00341 family protein has translation MSSKIIEVVGPAGHLDTVLGIADGLAIDVLWHGVDENRDRMAVHMLVSTDYRQRLLDDLYRVLGAVETARILVLPVEAVLPDPLQDSTADDKDAARTGKKARAISREELYTNVAGGADLTGQFVLLTVLSTIVAAIGLLEDNVAVVIGAMVIAPLLGPNLALALGTSMADTRLIGRSLRTNVVGLGGAILIGILLATVMSVDVGARELQMRTQVGLDSVALALASGAAAVLSLTTGLPTVLVGVMVAVALLPPAATVGIMLGSGEFSAAYMAFLLLAVNVVCVNLSAKLVFLYQGVRPRGRAQREAAAQSMAGYLLLWAVTLALLVFLILEADITL, from the coding sequence ATGAGTAGCAAGATCATTGAAGTCGTCGGCCCGGCCGGGCATCTGGATACCGTACTGGGAATCGCCGACGGGCTGGCCATCGATGTCCTCTGGCACGGGGTGGACGAAAACCGTGACCGCATGGCCGTGCACATGCTGGTCAGCACGGATTACCGCCAGCGCCTGCTGGACGACCTCTATCGTGTGCTGGGCGCGGTCGAGACCGCGCGCATCCTGGTCCTGCCGGTGGAGGCGGTCCTGCCCGACCCACTGCAGGACTCCACCGCCGACGATAAGGATGCTGCACGCACCGGCAAGAAGGCCCGCGCCATCTCGCGTGAAGAGCTCTATACCAACGTGGCCGGGGGCGCCGACCTCACCGGCCAGTTCGTCCTGTTGACGGTGCTGTCCACCATCGTCGCGGCCATTGGTCTGCTGGAGGACAACGTGGCCGTGGTGATTGGCGCGATGGTTATCGCTCCGCTGCTGGGTCCCAACCTGGCACTGGCGCTCGGGACCTCCATGGCCGACACGCGGCTGATCGGACGCTCCCTGCGCACGAACGTGGTGGGACTCGGCGGGGCCATCCTGATCGGGATCCTGCTCGCCACTGTCATGTCGGTGGACGTCGGCGCGCGCGAACTGCAAATGCGCACCCAAGTCGGTCTCGACTCGGTCGCTCTCGCCCTTGCGTCCGGAGCCGCCGCAGTGCTGTCGCTCACCACCGGCCTGCCCACGGTTCTGGTCGGCGTGATGGTGGCCGTCGCCCTCCTGCCGCCGGCTGCTACCGTTGGCATCATGCTCGGCTCCGGCGAGTTCTCCGCCGCCTACATGGCCTTCCTGCTACTGGCGGTCAACGTGGTGTGCGTAAACCTGTCGGCCAAGCTCGTGTTTCTCTATCAGGGCGTGCGCCCGCGCGGACGCGCTCAGCGGGAGGCCGCTGCGCAGAGCATGGCCGGCTATCTGCTGCTTTGGGCCGTCACCCTCGCCCTGCTGGTGTTCCTGATCCTGGAAGCCGACATCACACTGTAG
- a CDS encoding diguanylate cyclase → MAYEDQDPFNALIVDNAAVWINSLDVDGRITFWNRAAEQISGYSREEVLGHDRVWEWLYPDPNYREAVFARACQIMERGQGLQGFESTIRTRTGEDRTLEWHSEQLFAADGQLLGASAVAVDISDRRRLEAAHDRQYRLQGMIAEISAALINITAGDVDRVMEESLARLGVFFGLGRAYVFRFDLPAHQMSLVNEWCARGVQPYREHLQAIPLQEHNWVTSQVLARKVVHVPDVDELPAEAAVEQEEFRREEIRSLLLIPLVSDQNAFGMLGFDAVEAPHCWTDDQITALRLVADMIAGTLARKQVEQELARQARVDGLTGLANRREFDHQLERECAARRERSLSLLMIDIDHFKPYNDAFGHQAGDDCLRAVADVIRSVLNRPADVGARYGGEEFACVLADTNPEGGLRVAERIREAVYGLDLKQPDTDEGRVTISIGVCSVHTRWPVEPRALLRQADEALYRAKRAGRNRVETLTLPEASW, encoded by the coding sequence ATGGCGTATGAAGATCAGGACCCGTTCAACGCGCTGATCGTCGACAACGCAGCGGTCTGGATCAATTCACTGGATGTGGACGGCCGCATCACCTTCTGGAACCGTGCGGCCGAACAGATCAGCGGCTACTCCCGCGAGGAGGTGCTGGGGCACGACCGCGTGTGGGAATGGCTATATCCCGATCCCAACTACCGCGAGGCGGTCTTTGCCCGCGCGTGCCAGATCATGGAGCGGGGCCAGGGCCTGCAAGGGTTCGAGAGCACGATCCGCACCCGCACCGGCGAGGACCGCACCCTGGAGTGGCACTCCGAGCAGCTGTTTGCCGCGGACGGGCAATTGCTTGGAGCAAGCGCGGTCGCCGTCGACATCAGCGACCGCCGCCGGCTGGAGGCGGCCCACGATCGGCAGTATCGCCTGCAAGGCATGATCGCCGAGATCTCCGCCGCACTGATCAACATCACGGCCGGAGACGTCGACCGGGTGATGGAAGAGAGCCTGGCCCGACTGGGAGTCTTCTTCGGCCTCGGGCGCGCCTACGTGTTTCGCTTCGACCTCCCCGCCCATCAGATGAGTCTGGTCAACGAATGGTGCGCCCGCGGCGTACAGCCCTACCGGGAGCACCTTCAGGCGATTCCTCTGCAAGAACATAACTGGGTCACCTCACAGGTCCTCGCAAGAAAGGTCGTGCACGTGCCAGACGTCGACGAACTGCCGGCGGAGGCGGCGGTGGAACAGGAGGAGTTCCGCCGCGAGGAGATCCGCTCCCTGCTGCTGATCCCGCTGGTCAGCGACCAGAACGCCTTCGGCATGCTCGGGTTCGATGCCGTAGAGGCGCCGCATTGCTGGACCGACGACCAGATCACCGCGCTGCGGCTCGTCGCCGACATGATCGCCGGCACCCTGGCACGCAAGCAGGTGGAGCAGGAACTGGCCCGCCAGGCGCGCGTGGACGGGCTGACCGGCCTCGCCAACCGACGCGAGTTCGACCACCAGCTCGAGCGGGAATGCGCTGCCCGGCGCGAACGCTCCCTCTCGCTGCTGATGATCGATATCGACCACTTCAAGCCGTACAACGACGCCTTCGGCCACCAGGCCGGGGATGACTGCCTGCGGGCAGTCGCCGACGTCATCCGCTCGGTACTGAACCGCCCCGCCGATGTCGGCGCCCGCTACGGTGGCGAGGAATTCGCCTGCGTATTGGCCGACACCAACCCCGAGGGCGGGCTGCGGGTCGCCGAACGCATCCGCGAGGCGGTGTACGGGCTCGACCTGAAACAACCCGACACCGACGAAGGACGCGTGACGATCAGTATTGGCGTGTGCAGCGTACACACCCGGTGGCCCGTGGAGCCCAGGGCCCTGCTGCGCCAGGCGGATGAGGCGCTCTACCGCGCCAAACGCGCCGGCCGCAACCGGGTCGAGACACTGACGCTACCCGAGGCCTCCTGGTAG
- a CDS encoding cold-shock protein encodes MATGTVKWFSDEKGFGFIAPSDGSKDVFVHHSNIQGSGFKTLAEGQKVSYEVEQGPKGPSATNVMPEA; translated from the coding sequence ATGGCTACCGGTACAGTGAAATGGTTCAGTGACGAAAAGGGCTTCGGTTTCATCGCCCCCTCGGATGGTTCCAAGGACGTATTCGTGCATCACAGCAATATCCAGGGCAGCGGCTTCAAGACCCTCGCCGAGGGACAGAAAGTCTCCTACGAGGTAGAACAAGGCCCGAAGGGCCCGAGCGCGACCAACGTGATGCCCGAAGCGTAG
- a CDS encoding AMP-binding protein — MSAQTIGELLSSRSVREDQDAVVSMSRDGADALARGELLERAGRLAAGLQEAGVEQGDRVLILAPNSAEWVVSALGVMNAGAVLVPLDTQMPREDLDHAISDSAPRFIFTTTKLRDRLPEALGEVRIYRFDADADAADAWEGLLAKAPADPVAGPDDIAAIFYTSGTTGPPKGVPLTHANLSSNVEALCGQELADDRDRVLVPLPFHHVYPFTVGILIPLTLGATIIVPFSLVGPQIVRALREGEATVMLGVPRLYEAVWQALEDRVAGRGGLAAFVFRRIIGVSRLARRRLGLNLGRRLLKGLHSRLAPRLRLVVAGGSALDPELARNLQALGWEVATGYGLSETSPILTYNPPDRLKIEAAGLPLPGVELKIDDSQSGDGRGEVMARGPNVFSGYLNLPDKTQEVLEEDAWFRTGDTGEIDDDGYLHLLGRESSMIVLSGGENVDPERVEDALKTIKDVREAGILAHEDRLAAVVVPESGLLREVTGDDLEKRLREAVNRAAKELPSHHRPGTVRVALDPLPRTRLGKLRRHKLEELFAELGREDTVSEALPEPVSPESWAPEDQQLLSDPAAEQTWAYLAERFHDLRLTPDSMLADELGIDSLNWVDLTLALEDRAGIDLDDSAIERVETVRDLLKEAAGAAEAKEGRGELKQQLQDPESLLDPAQQSALEPPGTAGRVAGRLLLGGARLLSRLLMRVEVRGRLPDPDAGPHILAPRHLSFVDPLALLPAFSTRHLEALYWAGLEAYLFSNRFSRAFSRVARILPVDPAAAPRRSLLQAAATVRRGHSLVWFPEGQRSPDGSLQRLRPGIGLVLAAQPVPVVPIWIEGTREVMAPGRIFPRPGKRVRVIIGEPISVDAYGQDEREIVQTLQAALGELGGEPAAEDNR; from the coding sequence GTGAGTGCGCAAACCATCGGGGAACTGCTGTCTTCCCGTTCCGTTCGCGAGGACCAGGACGCAGTCGTCTCCATGAGCCGCGATGGCGCCGATGCCCTCGCTCGGGGGGAACTGCTCGAACGGGCGGGGCGCCTGGCGGCCGGGCTGCAGGAGGCCGGAGTCGAGCAGGGCGACCGGGTCCTGATCCTGGCTCCCAACAGCGCCGAGTGGGTGGTGTCGGCCCTGGGCGTGATGAATGCCGGTGCGGTCCTGGTACCCCTGGATACCCAGATGCCGCGCGAGGACCTGGACCACGCGATCTCGGATTCCGCACCGCGGTTCATCTTTACCACCACGAAGCTCAGGGACCGGCTCCCCGAGGCCCTTGGCGAGGTACGCATCTACCGGTTCGATGCGGACGCCGATGCTGCGGATGCCTGGGAGGGGCTTCTCGCGAAGGCGCCGGCAGACCCGGTTGCGGGCCCGGATGATATCGCGGCGATCTTCTATACCTCCGGCACCACGGGGCCGCCGAAGGGGGTCCCGCTGACGCATGCCAACCTGAGCAGCAACGTGGAGGCGTTGTGCGGCCAGGAACTCGCGGACGATCGCGATCGGGTTCTGGTGCCCCTGCCGTTTCACCATGTGTATCCGTTTACCGTGGGCATCCTGATTCCGCTGACCCTGGGCGCGACCATCATCGTGCCGTTCTCGCTGGTGGGTCCGCAGATCGTGCGCGCGCTTCGCGAGGGCGAGGCCACGGTGATGCTTGGGGTGCCGCGGTTGTACGAGGCCGTGTGGCAGGCCCTGGAAGATCGGGTCGCGGGGCGCGGCGGGCTGGCGGCGTTCGTGTTCCGGCGGATCATCGGTGTCTCCAGGCTGGCGCGCCGCCGGCTCGGTCTCAACCTCGGCCGGAGGCTGCTGAAGGGCCTGCACAGTCGCCTGGCCCCGCGCCTGCGGCTGGTCGTCGCTGGCGGGTCGGCGCTCGATCCGGAGCTGGCGCGCAACCTGCAGGCGCTGGGCTGGGAGGTGGCGACCGGCTACGGCCTCAGCGAGACCTCCCCGATCCTGACCTACAACCCGCCGGATCGGCTCAAAATCGAGGCCGCCGGTCTGCCGTTGCCCGGAGTCGAGCTCAAGATCGACGATTCGCAGTCTGGCGACGGGCGTGGCGAGGTGATGGCGCGCGGGCCGAACGTGTTCTCCGGCTACCTGAACCTGCCGGACAAGACCCAGGAGGTCCTGGAGGAAGACGCCTGGTTCCGCACCGGCGATACCGGCGAGATCGACGATGACGGTTACCTGCACCTGCTCGGGCGGGAATCTTCGATGATCGTCCTCTCGGGCGGCGAGAACGTTGATCCGGAACGGGTGGAAGATGCATTGAAGACGATCAAGGACGTACGCGAGGCCGGTATTCTGGCGCACGAAGATCGCCTGGCCGCTGTCGTTGTGCCCGAATCGGGTCTGCTGCGCGAGGTGACCGGCGACGATCTCGAGAAGCGCCTGAGGGAGGCGGTGAACCGGGCGGCGAAGGAACTGCCAAGCCATCATCGCCCGGGCACGGTGCGCGTTGCGCTCGACCCGTTGCCGCGCACGCGCCTGGGCAAGCTGCGTCGGCACAAGCTGGAAGAGTTGTTCGCGGAGCTGGGCCGGGAGGACACGGTCTCCGAGGCGCTGCCGGAGCCGGTTTCGCCCGAATCCTGGGCGCCGGAAGACCAGCAGCTGCTGTCGGATCCTGCAGCGGAGCAGACATGGGCCTATCTTGCCGAACGGTTTCATGACCTGCGTCTGACGCCGGACAGCATGCTGGCGGACGAACTCGGGATCGATTCGCTCAACTGGGTGGATCTGACGCTTGCGCTGGAGGACCGCGCGGGCATCGACCTCGACGATTCGGCGATCGAGCGCGTGGAGACGGTGCGCGACCTGCTGAAGGAGGCGGCCGGAGCCGCGGAGGCGAAGGAAGGGCGAGGGGAGCTCAAGCAGCAGCTCCAGGATCCCGAGTCTTTGCTCGATCCTGCTCAGCAGAGTGCTCTGGAGCCGCCGGGGACGGCCGGCCGGGTGGCCGGGCGTCTGCTCCTGGGAGGTGCGCGGCTGCTGAGCCGATTGTTGATGCGCGTGGAGGTGCGGGGCCGACTCCCCGATCCGGATGCGGGTCCCCATATCCTTGCACCGCGCCATCTGAGCTTCGTGGACCCGCTGGCGTTGCTGCCGGCGTTCAGCACGCGACACCTGGAAGCGCTGTACTGGGCGGGCCTGGAGGCCTATCTGTTTTCCAACCGGTTCTCCCGCGCGTTCAGCCGCGTCGCGCGCATTCTGCCGGTCGATCCCGCCGCGGCACCGCGGCGCAGTCTCCTGCAGGCCGCCGCGACTGTGCGGCGCGGCCACAGCCTGGTCTGGTTTCCGGAAGGGCAGCGTTCCCCGGACGGCAGTCTCCAGCGCCTGCGGCCCGGCATCGGGCTGGTGCTCGCAGCACAGCCCGTGCCGGTGGTGCCGATATGGATTGAGGGTACACGCGAGGTGATGGCCCCGGGTCGGATCTTCCCGCGGCCTGGCAAGAGGGTGCGCGTGATCATTGGCGAGCCGATTTCGGTCGATGCCTACGGCCAGGATGAGCGCGAGATCGTGCAGACCCTTCAGGCTGCACTCGGGGAGCTGGGAGGGGAGCCCGCGGCCGAAGACAATCGGTAG
- a CDS encoding nuclease-related domain-containing protein: MADTRYVTANRLTEESKAIQRRGRNLVLLLGLPVALGGFFVHPLVGLITLAGVVALVGLVGGSAVIEAGARGEDAALEYLAELPGSFTVFNQVDLPDERSRTGVAEADLVVVGPEALFVIEVKHNSGAIDCDEQTSQWTVSKTGRRGSRYTKQMRNPVRQVKKQVWLLSEYLKGRKAKRWIQPIVLFTHPEVSLGRAGELSVPVLTGPELVEYIRSFRPERPRPVKENTVRAIAALKG, from the coding sequence ATGGCAGACACTCGCTACGTCACCGCAAACCGTCTGACTGAGGAGTCGAAGGCGATCCAGAGGCGCGGGCGCAACCTGGTGCTGCTCCTGGGGTTGCCGGTCGCGCTCGGTGGGTTCTTCGTGCATCCGCTGGTGGGCCTGATCACACTGGCAGGGGTGGTCGCGCTGGTGGGCCTGGTTGGCGGCAGCGCGGTCATCGAGGCGGGTGCGCGGGGCGAAGATGCGGCGTTGGAGTACCTGGCGGAGCTTCCCGGCTCGTTCACGGTCTTCAACCAGGTGGATTTGCCGGATGAACGCTCGCGTACCGGCGTGGCGGAGGCGGATCTGGTGGTGGTGGGGCCGGAGGCGCTGTTCGTGATCGAGGTGAAGCACAACAGCGGGGCCATCGACTGCGACGAGCAGACTTCGCAATGGACGGTGAGCAAGACCGGGCGGCGCGGCAGCCGCTACACCAAGCAGATGCGCAACCCGGTGCGGCAGGTGAAGAAGCAGGTGTGGCTACTGAGCGAGTACCTGAAGGGCCGCAAGGCCAAGCGCTGGATCCAGCCGATCGTGCTGTTCACGCACCCGGAGGTGTCGCTTGGGCGTGCGGGCGAGCTGTCGGTGCCGGTGCTGACGGGGCCGGAGCTGGTGGAGTACATCCGCAGCTTCCGCCCCGAGCGCCCGCGCCCGGTGAAGGAGAACACGGTTCGGGCCATCGCGGCGCTGAAGGGATGA
- the ftsH gene encoding ATP-dependent zinc metalloprotease FtsH encodes MTDHRSNGDRDREDQEDQEPGHPGGDDRDSEDRDREDRGSPEPSRGERPGDSPGGMPPRRGPDLGPGPGGPEPDGPGNKGGRPQWLFVLWIAISVLVLFQLLTLVQEPDRAELTYSEFVRAVDQGQVHEVKMRGHEVQGTLTVVGRQDLGIDDPGHFRTFTPELTGEELLRKLEDRGVEISAEAADPPWWQALLVGFLPLLLLLGLLVWFWSRMQQRAMSGVGGGPLQFGKSIARRVEPQKSRVRMDDVAGCDNAKREVQEVIDFLKEPDRFKDLGATIPRGILMMGPPGTGKTLMARAVAGEAGVPFFTVTGSEFIEMFVGVGASRVRDLFRQAKENAPSVIFIDELDAIGRSRGAGVGGGHDEREQTLNQILSEMDGFEHEESVVVLAATNRPDVLDAALLRPGRFDRKITLENPHREARRSILGVHTRKVPLADDVDLDQVAASTIGFSGAELANLVNEAALLAGRRRLKQVDRACFFDARDRIMLGEKREEKISERERHVIAYHESGHALLAYLLPHADTLEKVTVIPRGFALGVTSQVPDEERHTYNESYLRDRIGVMFGGRLAESLVFGEVSSGAENDLRQATQLARRMVAHWGMSKRVGPVSLPQSEEHVFLGREIARPREHSETTAALIDEEVRDLLEEIEGNARATLEHHRDALDALARALEEHETLTREEIEAIVDQYGPGQPAAEKSGNTGVSGTP; translated from the coding sequence ATGACTGACCATCGTTCCAACGGAGATCGTGACCGGGAGGACCAGGAGGACCAGGAGCCGGGACACCCCGGCGGGGACGATCGCGACTCGGAAGACCGCGACCGGGAAGACCGAGGCTCGCCCGAGCCGTCGCGCGGGGAGCGACCCGGCGACTCACCTGGCGGCATGCCACCGCGTCGCGGCCCCGACCTCGGTCCCGGCCCGGGTGGGCCCGAACCGGACGGCCCGGGCAACAAGGGTGGGCGGCCACAGTGGCTGTTCGTGCTGTGGATCGCGATCAGCGTACTGGTGCTGTTCCAGCTCCTGACGCTGGTGCAGGAGCCGGACCGAGCGGAACTCACCTACAGCGAGTTCGTGCGCGCGGTGGACCAGGGTCAGGTGCACGAGGTGAAGATGCGCGGCCACGAGGTGCAGGGCACGCTGACTGTGGTCGGGCGCCAGGACCTGGGCATCGACGATCCCGGGCACTTCCGTACCTTCACCCCGGAGCTGACCGGCGAGGAGCTGCTGCGCAAGCTGGAAGACCGCGGGGTGGAGATCTCGGCTGAGGCCGCGGACCCGCCATGGTGGCAGGCACTGCTGGTGGGTTTTCTCCCTTTGCTGCTGTTGCTTGGACTGCTGGTGTGGTTCTGGTCTCGCATGCAACAACGGGCGATGTCAGGTGTGGGCGGCGGCCCGCTGCAGTTCGGCAAGTCCATCGCGCGGCGAGTGGAGCCGCAGAAGAGTCGCGTGCGCATGGACGACGTGGCCGGCTGCGACAACGCCAAGCGCGAGGTGCAGGAGGTGATCGACTTCCTCAAGGAGCCGGACCGCTTCAAGGACCTGGGGGCCACCATCCCGCGCGGCATCCTGATGATGGGGCCGCCGGGCACCGGCAAGACGCTGATGGCGCGCGCGGTGGCCGGGGAGGCCGGGGTGCCGTTCTTCACCGTGACCGGGTCGGAGTTCATCGAGATGTTCGTCGGCGTCGGCGCCTCGCGCGTGCGCGATCTGTTCCGCCAGGCCAAGGAGAACGCGCCGTCAGTGATCTTCATCGACGAGCTGGATGCGATCGGCCGCTCGCGCGGGGCCGGCGTCGGCGGCGGACACGACGAGCGCGAGCAGACCCTGAACCAGATCCTGTCGGAGATGGACGGCTTCGAGCACGAGGAGTCGGTGGTGGTGCTGGCCGCCACCAACCGCCCGGACGTGCTCGATGCCGCGCTGCTGCGCCCCGGGCGTTTCGACCGCAAGATCACCCTCGAAAACCCGCACCGCGAGGCGCGCCGGTCGATTCTCGGCGTGCATACCCGGAAGGTGCCGCTGGCGGACGACGTCGATCTCGACCAGGTTGCTGCCTCGACCATCGGCTTTTCCGGCGCGGAGCTTGCCAACCTGGTCAACGAGGCGGCGCTGTTAGCGGGGCGGCGCCGGCTGAAGCAGGTGGATCGCGCCTGTTTCTTCGATGCTCGCGACCGCATCATGCTGGGCGAGAAGCGCGAGGAGAAGATCTCCGAGCGCGAGCGCCACGTGATCGCCTATCACGAATCCGGGCATGCGCTGCTGGCGTATCTGCTACCGCATGCCGACACCCTGGAGAAGGTCACGGTAATCCCGCGCGGGTTCGCCCTGGGCGTGACCTCGCAGGTGCCGGACGAGGAACGCCACACCTACAACGAGTCCTATCTGCGCGACAGGATCGGCGTGATGTTCGGCGGGCGGCTGGCGGAGTCGCTGGTGTTCGGCGAGGTCAGCAGCGGGGCGGAGAACGATCTGCGTCAGGCGACCCAGCTGGCGCGGCGGATGGTGGCGCACTGGGGCATGAGCAAGCGCGTCGGGCCGGTGTCGCTGCCGCAGAGCGAGGAGCATGTGTTCCTCGGGCGTGAGATCGCGCGCCCGCGCGAACACAGCGAGACCACCGCGGCGTTGATTGACGAAGAGGTGCGCGACCTGCTGGAGGAGATTGAGGGCAACGCCCGCGCCACGCTGGAACATCACCGCGACGCCCTGGATGCCCTCGCCCGCGCGCTGGAAGAGCACGAGACCCTGACCCGCGAGGAGATCGAGGCGATCGTCGACCAGTACGGGCCGGGGCAGCCCGCAGCCGAAAAGTCCGGCAACACCGGAGTCTCTGGCACCCCCTGA